Genomic DNA from Mycteria americana isolate JAX WOST 10 ecotype Jacksonville Zoo and Gardens chromosome 25, USCA_MyAme_1.0, whole genome shotgun sequence:
GATGCTCCCGGTTCttacaatcacagaatcgtttaggttggaaaagacctttaagatcatcgagtccaaccgttaacccagcactgccaagcccaccactacaccgtgtccctaagcaccacatctacccggcttttaaataccttcagggatggggactccaccacttccctgggcagcctgtgccagtgctggacaaccctttcggtgaagacatttttcctaatatccagtctaaacctcccctggcgacACGTGAgaccgtttcctctcgtcctatcacgtGTCAGGAGCGATCTCTTCTGGAGAGATCTGTCGGGACGTCAGCTCGCAGGGAACACTTACTTGGACTGCTGGTTGCTGAAGCCGGGGTGCTGTGTGTAGACATGCGCGTGGGCGCTGGGGGCCGACTTGAACGCCATGGGGCAGATGGGGCACTTGTGGAACACCTCACAGTGGGAGGTCTGGATATGGGACTTGATGGAGTTGACCCCGCCGAAGACCACAGCGCAGCTGGGGCACCTGGAGAGCGGAGGAGAGCGGGAGGCAAGAGGCAGGGGACAAACGGCACAGGGGAGCTCAGCCATGCCACAGAGACTGGTGCACACCAAGCGCTACCAGCAAAGAGAAACCGGAGCACGAGGGCCCGCGCCTGCTCCCTGTCCGACCACGGGCCTTGGGAAGAGCCCCTGCCCCAACGGACACCAGGATCCAAACCAGTTCTTGGCTCTGGGGTGAGTCCAGTTTGGAGCAACCAGTCCTGCCCATCGCTGGTGGATCCAGGGCCCCGGcagaaggagcagggagagattGTGGGGGTCTGACGCTGCCAGCCAGGACTGAGGTGAAACAGTGGCCAGGAGGTCCCAGGAGGAGAAAACTCCCAGGAGGAGGTTAAAGGGGCGAGAGCCAGAGAATGGGTAAAGCGAGAGGTTCACCCTCAGCCCTGcacccagcactgctggggagaaggaaggtggATTCCTGccccatctgcaaaatggaaacCCGCCACGGACTTGGGACTCTCCCCTTCGGTCCCGGGCGtccccccaggtccctctgccccGAGCGCAGGCCGCGGTGCCCTACCTGTACCCCACTCTGCGGGAGAAGTGCAGGCAGGCCTCCTTCAGGTGCGTCTCGAAGTTCGCCAGGAGGAAATTCCCTCCGCACTCGGGGCAGACGTGGGGAGGTCGGTTTTTGTGCATCCGCTGATGGGCGTTAAAGCTGCAGCGATTGGACATGATCATGGGACACGTTGTACAAACCTGGGAGGAGAAGAGCATCGAGAGCTTCAGCCTGGCACGTACCCACGTGTACAAAAGGGCTCTTAAGCCTCTTCTGCAGACGGACAGGCTAACAACCTGCAACACCCAAAGCAGCCCCAAGCCACGTGCCGCTGGGGGAAGAGAAGTGCCGGGACTCTGCAGGGCACGTTTTAAGGAGATAATCTGCTTGCGCCAGCTTGCTGGGTAATTCTTGAGGGCGTTTCACAAGCAGACAAGATGCCTTTTCCAGGCTTTTCATCACAGATGGGTCCCAGATGCAGCGTGTGCCAAGGGTTAGCCGGGGACCAGCCACTCGGCGAGGGAGTTTTACCAGAGGGAGCGGGGGCGTAGTCAAACCAGCTGCCAAAACTGTTTTGAAACGATTTCCAACTCCACGCCAGGATACGGACATGGGGATGTTGAGGGGAGAAGCTGACAAGGAGTCGAGGAAACGGGACAGGGCTTCTAATAGGAGCTGCCCTGAAAGATGCGGTAACCAGAGCATAGGCGgggtgaggaaggaaaggagcagCCCCTGAGCTGTCCTCGGGCTCCCCTCGCTGCCGGTGCCCAGACTGGGGTCCGAAGCGCTGCCAAGAGAGCCAAGGGTGATTTTGGCAGTGGGGCAACAAGAGGGAACGAGAAATTGGACAGGGAACAGCAGGTAAAGACAGCCTTTAaatggagcagggacaggggggCAAgtcaggaagggagaggggatgAAAGGTGGCAGGTGAGGAAGAGGATTAAGGAGGCTTACGGCTTCAGCCATCCCCATCCCTTGCTGTGCCGAGGAAAGCCTCtgggtctcttttttttaaaggaagaaaaagctgtttgtaGGCAGTGTTGGTTTAGGGATGAGTCTGTCTGCTGGGTACGAGGACAAAGCTACTCTGGCAGGTGAAGGCCGTTAACAGGTTTTGCCCTGCCAGCAACTTCACGTTGAATTTCCAAGTTCAAGCGCTCCCCGCAGATGGGCTCTCTCTGAGCTAGAAACATTACGCTGCCGCATTCACAGGCAGCAGGTGCCTGCGGGGAGGTAAGGGCGATTTCCCCAGCTCTCCTGTCCCTGATCTCCTCCTCTTTGTGCCCTCTCACTGCTCCTGCCGCAGCCCTAGTGTGGATATCCCGTCTTCACTGCGTCCCAGACCCTCAATCGACACCAAGGCTAGGAGAAGGGATGGGAGTAAGAAATCCTCCCCTGTTAAAAGAAAGCTCCTCGGGACAATCCATATAAGCACGTGAATCTTGGCGCTCCTGGTGACCTTCAAACAGAAAGCAGCCCTCCCCTGTAGCAGCAGGGCTTTAATACCTGCATTTGAACAGCGTCCTGGCTACAGCAGCAGCTTCGAAGCAAACAGAGTTACCAGGAAACAGCAAATTCCTTCTATGCAAAGGAAGCCGGGGGGCCTGAACGTCTCTGGACAAAGGGAAAGGTGAAGACGTGCCACAGGGAGGACAGGGCTCCTCTGTGGACCTGTTTTCCCTCCTTGCCTTTTAAAGGTCATCCCCTAGCAGCGTTAATCCTGTCTGTTTGCTGGATGCTGCCTGCCCTAACAAACCAGGATGCgttggcagcagcaggaagcGCCCGGGATCTCACGGTTGGCtcttgaagaggaggaaaaaaaaaaaaccccaacatgcaCACCCTGGTTCCTCCAGCCTCCATTTGTGCTTCAAGCCAGCAAAAGAGGAAGCGGCGCCCACGGCTCTAACATGGCTCCGTGGGGACGGCTACGTCCAGCAGCGGGTGCCAGCAGGCAGGGCGCTAACAGTCGGGGACCCGCTCTTCCCTCCCTGCCGCGCCCTGGCTCCTGCGCCCACGGGGCAGCTTTATCACCAGCCGACAACTGACAACCGCCTCCCTTCCCTCCGCCCAGTGCCTCGTGGGCATGAACCTAGCCCCGGCTCACAGGTTTTCCTTCCTGCATGAGTTCTACATCTGGAGGAATCGGGCGTGCGCAGGCAGGCGCTGCCTAGATCACATTGGGAGAGTCCTCCACTTCTGTCCCGCATCCCCAGGGACGGTTTGCTGTGGCTCTAACGTCCAGCTCCCACTGCCCTCCCGCCTACGTACCGTGCTGCTGGTCGTCCCCGTGGTCACTGCCTGCTGGAAATGCGCGGCCAGCCCGGCTTTGTCTTTGCATTGCTCCTTGCACTCCAGGCACCTGAAGCAGCTGTAGTTGGTCTGCTCCGAGCTGTTGCTCAGAGGCAGGATGGGGAGGTCCTGAGCCCCGTTGGCCGTGGCCAAGGCATCCTGAGCCACGCCTGTCACTTTGCTAGCGGGGAAGGAGGTCACCGAGACCAGGGGGGTGATGTCCGGCTGTCCGATCATTTGATCCAAAGCAATCGGCCTCATGACCAAATGGGAGCACTGCATCACCAGGCCTTTGTCCTTGTGCTCCCGGGCGTGCAGGAGCAAACTGCACTTGTTGAAGAAGACGAGGCGTTTGGTGCAGTGGTTGCAGGTTACCTCGATGCGCATGCTTCGCCGGTCATAGTGGCGAGCCAAGCTCTTCTCCAGGGCGAAGGAGTCCCCGCACTCCAGGCAGCGGTAACCGAAGGGAGGCAGAGCGAGGCTCGCGTCGGCCGGAGGATTCAGGTTGGGTTTGTACGTTGGCAAGAGGTTTTTACTGTTGAGGATCTTGTTAAAGGCTTCCACGAGGCTGGACTGGCTCCTGGAAATGACCGTGCCTGCGATGGTAGGGGAAGGCTTCTGCGGCTGCACCATCACGACTGTGGTGCCATTGACTTTCTGGTTGGccgtggtggtgatggtggtggtctGCGTCACGGTGCTGATGTTGGTCCTGGTGTCAGCTTTGGGCAGGGTCTGTGGCACCAGGTTGATGATGTTCTTGGCCATGGCTTTACCCGTCTTTGCCGGCAGCACCACGGATTTTTGCTGAGCCACACTGGCAGCGATCAGCATGGCGCTGCTGGCATTCTGGATGGTGGAGACGGGCAGGACGGTCCCTTTGAGCTTGGTGCCGTTGCCAAGCTGAACACTGACGATTTTTGGCCCCTCGATGGTTTTCAAGGGGCTGGAGAGCTCCATTTTCTCCTTGGGCATCTCCAGCGCgatcccttcctctttctctgccGATGCTGAGAAGCCGGCACCCTCAAGAGAGGTCTCCTGAGAGCTGTGCTCGGCCGACCCCTTGGTGGAGCCCGGCTCTGAATCTGATGAGACCCTGGTCACTGTCCGGGTGATGCTGCCACAAGATGTTTTGATGGTTTTAATCCGCACTTTCAGGGGCCGTGACGAATTGGAAGAAGGGGAATCATTGTtgttgtcttcttcctcctcctcttcctcagcactgGACATACTCTGTGGACTTCCCATCGACTTCTCCAGAACTTCGTCCTCTTCCTTGAGGGTGATGTTGTCCAGCTGCTTTGGAGAAGTGGGGAGTCTGGGGCTTTGTACCACCGGCGAGGAAGGCTTGAAGAAGGGCTCCTGGGGGCTGGCGGGCGAGTGTTTCACTTCAGGAAGGTTGCTGGTGCTGCTGTCGAGGTTTGGGTCAGAACCGGGCCAGGACGTGATGGGAGAATCATCCGTGGAGTAGCGAACAGTGACTGATTTCAGGTGATCCAAGGGACTGTCACCCAAGGCTGCAGCCAAACCCTTTGGGCTGGCTTCGCGGCCCACGTCCTCCGAGTCAGACTCCTCTTTTTTGATGCAGGGGATGGTAGGAGGGGACCCGTTTGCACCCCCTACCTGGCTTGTTTCGAAGGACTGCGGGAAAGCCGAGGGCAGGTTCTCCGCACTCTCTCCCATGGGCTCTTTGCAGTCCAGTGACGGggtgggggacggggagagggagggcacGGCGAGGGATTTCTCTTTCGGCTTACACTCCCGGGGTCTGTCAATCAGGTTGGCAGCGTTGTCTTCGTTGGGATCGGGGCTAAAATGGGAGAAGATATCCAGGGCTTTGGGGCCTTTTTCCTTCACCCAACACTCCCCGTTGGAGGATGCCACAGCTTCCACAGACCTAGAGGTGGGGGACCTGGGCATCTCGGTGGCCCCAAAGCCATTCTGCAGCAAGCGGGGCCCAATGACGTGCCCATCTTTACTGCGCCCGTCCAGGGCATCGAGCTGCTCGGGGCAGACGGTGTTCTTCACGATCACGCTGACAGCGGTGATGTCCGTGTGGGGGAGGACGTGGTCAGGGGGTCCCGGCTCCCCGGGGACTTGCTTGATGTGAGCGTCAGCTTCCTCATGGCCAGAATGGATGGCCTCGTTCGTGTCGATGTCAGGAATATCAAAAGCTGCCAGAAGGTCATCAAAATCTGGAGTTTTCATGTCACCCATGGTGGGGAATATGGCAGAGGCTGCAACAGAGCAAGGAGAAGGAGCGTTAGCACCATGACCTGGGCACGCGGACGAAGCCGTCAGAGACACGTagcagagaaagagatggggGAACTTGCTTCTCCTGAGCCCCACGCTAAGCACAAAATCCCCGTGCCGCCTTCCCTTTGAACCCCAGCCTCACACCCCTTGGGCTTCTCGACCTTTTTCGCTTCATTtgtttgcatataattttttgaTCCCCAGCCAGGACAGGAGAAAGGATCAGAAGGATCCCAGCACCCTGGGAGAGACGTCTGAGACCGCAGGATGCAGCCTGGCAAGGAGAGCCCTGCCCCAAGGCCGGAGCAATTCCCCACGTACATACAAGTTGAGGAAGGGCAACAGCTCCGCGGCAGAGGATCGGCGGGTTGCAATGAATCACCAGGCGGACGCGAGTCGGGAccagagagctgcagaaagagcaaatGCCTCACAAGGGGAACAGCCGTCGGGGACACTCGATACGACACAGGAACCGTCCTTCCCCACCATGACAGCAAGGCTGTCCCAAGGCCAGCCCCACGAGGACATGGCTCACAAGGAAGGCGTCCAGAAAGTAACAGGAAGACTCAGATAAGAGACCTCGAACACGTGGGTTGTGGAGCAAAGGATGAAGAAAGAggggaggccgaggggagacatGGCAACAGGTTTCAAAACATGGCTGTGGCAGAGACAAAGGGAATAATGTTCCTCCTGTCGCTGCAGACTGGTAAGAAATCCCAGGATTAAGCTGCAGCCAGGGGATGTGGCTTAGACAGCAGGAAAGACTCTGATTTATAAGGATAACCAGGCAAAGGATCTGGCTAGGCAGGAGGACAGGGGACGCCCCACgtgctggagagcagctggaCGTGTGTCTGTCCGGGGGGAACAGATCCGCCGGGAGGGGATGGGGGGTCTTGGGGTACACTGCCCTGGGGCCTTCTGCTCTTAGCATGGATGGTTACTCCTAACATGaatcagcaaaagcaaaaaacaagaagagaaactTCTATCTCAGAGGCTGTGAGGGGTAAATGCAAACACCCTGCAGCCCCGCGGAGAGCCAGCCCTGGCAGTCGCCTCTTCCTCGGCGCTGCCTCTCAGCTGCCGCAGATTAAGCCAAGGCTGCTGGAGCACTCACTCACTGCCTGCCTGCCGTCACCCTGCCCTCGCCCTGCCTCCCCGCTGCAGGGACGGCACGGCAGGACACGAATCCGCTCCTCGGACAGCACAGCTTCCGCGTCAGGGAAATGGCCGCAGCTTACAGCCTGGTCCAACCGCTCCGAGGAGATTCACAGCCTGCCCAGCTGTCCCTGCGGTGTGGTGGCAGCCACCGGCAGCGGGAAGGACTGGCAGCAAGGCTGCTCCAACGGCCACAGCAAAATCCACCGGCAGCCCCATGCCGCAGCAGACTGGACGAGGACAACACATATCGTGGGTAAATCTGCTTTTTGCAAAAGGGAGGGATTCCCTCCTGGGGAGCTCGGTTCAGTTAAAACCCACCAACACCAATGGAGAAGTTTAGCCTGCGTGGCTGGTGGCCGGGGGACCGACAGCCCCCACAACCCAGTGCTGGAAGCCTTCGACCTTGCCACGATTTATGCCAGAAACAAGTCATGGCCTTGCCAAACCTGCCAAACCACAGACAggcagaaaagctgcagcatttgtCTCAACGGATTAGCCAGAGCATCCTCCCGGCTGGTGGCACATTACAGGCACCTTCAGCTGTCACATCTTCAGGTCGCAGCATCCATCCCCTTGTCCTACCAGCTGCTGTGGAAGGGAGCGGTTCAGAGTCCCCACAAACATGCTGCTGCgatatatattcttttaataaagatttaatAATCTCCTCAGTCCTGTCCACTTATTTGTGAGGAGcgggatggatggacggatggatggattcTTGGCGTTGGCCAAACATGAAGCTGGTTTCCATCTCTCCTATCTAATCGGGAATGAACGCAGACTAGCTTTCCCCTTGCAGGAGCAGCATCTCAGACACGTCCCTGTACGAGCCTCGTACCTTGGAGACCACAACACGTTCACTCTCGCCCCTACACAACCCAGCGCAGCCGGTTCAGCGTTTAGGCCCTTCATCTCGCCTCGATGTGATGCTCCAGCTTCCCACTGGTCACAGAAAGGCTTTTGCCgatggctgcagcctggcagcgtACAGCATCCCTGGGAGAGGGCACCATGTCGCAGGCCAGGAAAGCATTCCTCGCACGCTGGTGCTGCTCAGGGGAAGGGTTGCATCCTCAGAAGAGCTCCTCTGAGCCTCCATGGCGATCTCCATTTTGGAGACCCCGCGGGGTACACGGAGGGCCAGACACACTCCTGTGGCAAAGAGCTCCATCCCGCAGCGCTCTTCCTTTCCCAAACTGGAGGTGGATGGAGGAAACGAGCGGAGCTGGTGCCCAGCATCTCCATGGCAGCATCTGGcctcagggaagcagcagctcccacccagcccagGTTTCCTTGGAGGCAAGCAGCAGCGATCACAGTTCTGCTCCGCTTGTGTCCAAAGCAAAAACTACCTACTACCTTGCGCTGTTGGAAGTCTCCCGACCagccttcaccctctccaacACGAGTACCTGGTGACAAAGCAGCGTGGGGGCCAAACGAGGTTCAGAAACAGCCTTGGGACTGCTCTCACACgtggtttggtcttttttttgcACCTGGCAAACCCCCTTATGTGCCCAATTCGGCTATTCTCAGGCTTAGCGGGGTTGTAAAGACTCTGGTGGTTTTCCCGACAGACAGCTTAGTAAGGAGGCTTAGtctagctttatttttaactctcACTGTAGGTCACCCGAAGGGGATCTCCGCCGGGTGCAGCGTGGGGTCTGTGGGCCACCAAGGAATCCGCTGCTCCAGAATGACGCtgacatttaaaatgcaagtggGCGACTTTCTACTGGCATCGCTTCTGCCATGCCCAAGCAGCCCCGTCTGCCGACCCACAGATCCTGCCGTGGCATTGTGGAGGAGGAAGTTACCAGGGCGAGTGCTCGCTGGCACTTAAATCTCCACTAAAGCCGAAGGGGAAGACGGCACGGAAAAGGCAGCTCTGCGGGGCAAGAGTAATATTTCTTGCCTGCAAAAGCACAAGGGATTTGACATTGGAACAAGCCACTGGGAGACAAGAAAAGGACGACCTCGGAGGAAGGCATCCACGCCACAAAATGGAAAACCACCGAGGCAAACAGCAGAGCTGCCTTCTAGCCAGGGATGTTCCTGTGAGAGCAGAGCAGTCACCCCCGGGGACACCGAGGATGCTACGGCACAGGCCTCACCAGCCAGGCGGCGGAGGGGATTCTGTTAGCAACAGGAAGATCATCTTTGTGAGGTTGAAAAACACAGGAATAAGGTCTCAAAGAGCACAAGTGAGATTGTGCTTCTTTATCTCCCCATAAACACGTGGGGGTTTTAACCAAATGTCCTGTTCCGCTTTGGGATGAAGTCAAAACACGCCTGCGTTTAATGAGGGAAGAAACTGTCCCTACAGAAGGGCTGAAAATCTAGATCTCAAATGAAAAATTAGCCTTTGCTGCCAGTTGCCACGACTGCCTGCATGTACCCCCCCCAGACCTTGCTCTGCCCAGCAGGCCACTGGTCTGTACCTCTCCCTCCAGCACCAGCTTTGGGGAAGCAGACTCATTTCTGGGAGATTTCAACAAGTGCACCCCACTTTCTAAAACCAGTTTTCACCACGTGCTCCTCCAGGCGATGCAGGACTTCAGCCATGACCTCAGCAGAGGGAAGCCATCAGTGAGAGGACCAGAAGGAAAAGCACCAGGCTTTAAAATACTGCGGCAGGGGGAGATACCGAACGCTACGCTCCTCTTCCAGCATTGCCATCTGGTTCTTCAGCACAGGATCTCTGCCGAGAACAGCGTGACACAAggacatttgttttcaaatgactTTTCTAATCACCGTTTAGCAGGatacaaatatttacagtaaagcagagagaagcaggttGCTACGCTGGAAAAGATTCCCAAGAAGAAAAGAGGCGACACGAGGGAAATCCTCCTCTATCCAGCATGGAGGGAAAGAGTGCCAGCTCCGTCCTCAAAGTGGCTTTGGGTCAGCAAGGTGAGCGGAGCCTGAAGGTTGGGGATGACAACTGATCCGTCTTCAGGCTTGATATTGCTTTTCCCCGTGCCGGGGGATGGCTCACAAGCGACCTGCAGGAGCCAGCCTTGCTGCACCCCCTGCACCTCCTGCAAGGTATATATCCCCCAGCATACCTCCCCAGGCAAAAAGAGACTAGGGTGAAAAGCACAAAGCTGCCAGGAAGAGCTTCTCTCCTGGACAGGAGGACAGACGAGTGAACGCCAGTAAGATGGTGAACCTCCGCTGGGTTGAGCAGAGCCTGGAGACGCTGGCAGGGGCAGGACTGCACACAGTGGCCCGGCTCCAGGCACAAAGAGGTCGCTCCCATCTCCGAAGCGCTGGCTTGCATCACCACCAGCTCCTCACCATTGATTAAGGGAAATGGAGCGTTCTCATGTGCTAATGCCACAAAGGACCAGGCCAGTGCTCGGCCTGGCTTATTACTTTTATTCTGTGCTCAAGACCTGCTCTGCCATAAACCCTTAATTCATTTTATCAGGGTCTCtgatggggagaggaaagaacgAACCCACAGCACCTGATTTCTCTGGGCTCTCAGATGAGTTTTAAATATATCCCACTGATCTTTTTAAGTGTTTCCTTCGATTACGTCCTTCCCAGCCCCTCACTAAAAAGGTTCTGGCCTTTCTTGCCTTTAAAAACTTACCTTTGTCTTGGCCAACCACGCCCTCCTTTTAGCatctctgcttttaaaagcaaaaccaattcTGGAtcctctgtctcttttttaaaagctcacaGCCTTAAGGCAGGAATGAAGTCATTTACGAACCGTTCATCGCCTCCCCGCTCTCAGAGATGCTTTTCAAGTGATGGCTTCCCACCGAAAGGGAGGCTCCTCCTTGCAGGAGTCCCTCCACAGGATTGATTACAGGACTATTTCTCCTTGTTTGGTGTTAACAGGAAGGTCTCTGCcccagaaggggttttttttgttcttgttcttagAAATCCCAAGTCTAAGATCTCTCATTCAGCCCCTTCTGATGGAAGAGGAGAGTCATGGTCTTGAGCCTATCAAAAAGGAGACAGCAGAGATGGGAAGAGCCCAGCTCCACCTTGAACTCTACCAGGCTGACACGGGGAGTTATTTTGGTAGCTCAAAACACAACTATTTTCTTAGGcaaaagaactatttttcttAGGCGAAACAAAGCCAAcaatgggggaagggaagggtaTTTTTAACCTTACTGGCTAAGTGGCCTTAACTATCTCGCCtctcagaaaaagaagagtttaCAACAAGCACCAGCTTTGCATGGAAACAGCTCTCTGATGGAGGCAACGGCGTCCCACCCACACACGAGCCCTCCGCACGCAGGCTGCCTTCTGAAGCACTGGCAGGACCCATCCGTGGTCATGCGGCTCAGCGCCGGTCTGATCGTCCATCAGCATGGCGGTCACCGGTCCCCTGGCTTCACAGCTTGGGAAACCGCAGCACGGCAGAGAGAAAGAGTCAGAGATCCAAACCCATCTGTGGGAAAGATCCCAAAATCCCCTCTGGATTTGATGAGGAAGAGCTGCGGACCAGAAGGTTGCCAAACTTGTTTGCCAGCCTGCCCTGAACATCACAGCCCTGGCTCTAAATTAAAGGCCAGCAGACTCCACATCTGAAAGTCCCCACTCTGTGATCTTTCCTACTACCAAAAACACATGAAAGGATGCGAGGCACAGGATCACCCCGAAATACACCCCACGGAGATGGTTACCCCGATGGAAAACACAAGGCTGGGCCGTGCGCCTCTGCACAGCGTACAGACCAGGGCCACACCTCGTAGCCAGCACTGCCGGCCGCCCTGCCGGGAGACGGCACATGGTGATCGAGCCATGTGCTGCTCGGGAGCAGGACACGTCCTGGGATCAGCAAGGAGGCCGAGCTGGGTAACCCAAATCCCTGCCCAGAGAAAGAAGTTGGCACAGGCTGCCGAGTCCAAAACCACGGAGTTACTAGCGTCCCCTTTCCACCCCAAAGATCGCCTTTCCACCCCAACCATCCTCTTCCCACCCCAACCACCTCATGCCCACGAGCCGTAGCCTTTCGGTAGGTGACTCCTAAGGT
This window encodes:
- the ZNF687 gene encoding zinc finger protein 687, coding for MGDMKTPDFDDLLAAFDIPDIDTNEAIHSGHEEADAHIKQVPGEPGPPDHVLPHTDITAVSVIVKNTVCPEQLDALDGRSKDGHVIGPRLLQNGFGATEMPRSPTSRSVEAVASSNGECWVKEKGPKALDIFSHFSPDPNEDNAANLIDRPRECKPKEKSLAVPSLSPSPTPSLDCKEPMGESAENLPSAFPQSFETSQVGGANGSPPTIPCIKKEESDSEDVGREASPKGLAAALGDSPLDHLKSVTVRYSTDDSPITSWPGSDPNLDSSTSNLPEVKHSPASPQEPFFKPSSPVVQSPRLPTSPKQLDNITLKEEDEVLEKSMGSPQSMSSAEEEEEEEDNNNDSPSSNSSRPLKVRIKTIKTSCGSITRTVTRVSSDSEPGSTKGSAEHSSQETSLEGAGFSASAEKEEGIALEMPKEKMELSSPLKTIEGPKIVSVQLGNGTKLKGTVLPVSTIQNASSAMLIAASVAQQKSVVLPAKTGKAMAKNIINLVPQTLPKADTRTNISTVTQTTTITTTANQKVNGTTVVMVQPQKPSPTIAGTVISRSQSSLVEAFNKILNSKNLLPTYKPNLNPPADASLALPPFGYRCLECGDSFALEKSLARHYDRRSMRIEVTCNHCTKRLVFFNKCSLLLHAREHKDKGLVMQCSHLVMRPIALDQMIGQPDITPLVSVTSFPASKVTGVAQDALATANGAQDLPILPLSNSSEQTNYSCFRCLECKEQCKDKAGLAAHFQQAVTTGTTSSTVCTTCPMIMSNRCSFNAHQRMHKNRPPHVCPECGGNFLLANFETHLKEACLHFSRRVGYRCPSCAVVFGGVNSIKSHIQTSHCEVFHKCPICPMAFKSAPSAHAHVYTQHPGFSNQQSKMIYKCAMCDTVFTHKPLLSSHFDQHLLNQRVSVFKCPDCPLLFAQKRTMLEHLKNTHQPQKPKEDLAKKAAVLLTPKQEPVETPVSKISEESSSSTEEDEPPSSPELRKTKRSRFQRKTVNKSKGSGWTCGVCHSWFPERDEYVSHMKKDHGKSVKKFPCHLCERSFCSAPSLRRHVRVNHEGIKRVYPCRYCTEGKRTFSSRLILEKHIQVRHGIKVTDQAKSQEVVIARIGTGTTQVSGRKRKLSSDEGDSCSEEPDSTTPPSKNPKGDRKAPFRCRKCGYLASSSADFQEHIPQHRTDESSHQCRECGLCFTSQVSLNRHRFITHKKKKGASEMEEPGPRSPLEGGAQHAADGKLSCKVCGRCFDSQLNLKTHFRTHGMAFIRARQNASPEN